In one Antennarius striatus isolate MH-2024 chromosome 1, ASM4005453v1, whole genome shotgun sequence genomic region, the following are encoded:
- the anp32a gene encoding acidic leucine-rich nuclear phosphoprotein 32 family member A isoform X1: MDMKKRIHLELRNRTPSDVKELVLDNCRSNDGKIEGLTDEFEELEFLSTINVGLTTVAHLPKLKKLKKLELSDNRISGGLEVLAEKCPNLTHLNLSGNKIKDLSTIEPLKELGTLKSLDLFNCEVTNLNEYRDNVFKLLPQLTYLDGYDKDDKEAPDSDAEVCAEGLDDEEEDEDDIDEEEYDEDTAPGDEEEDEGEDDEEENEEEEEEDLSGEEEEEEDLNDREVDDEDEEEEERGQKRKRELDEEGEEDEDD, encoded by the exons ATGGACATGAAGAAAAGAATTCATCTAGAGTTGCGGAACCGCACTCCGTCAGAC gTCAAAGAACTTGTGCTAGACAACTGTCGCTCAAATGACGGCAAGATTGAGGGTCTTACAGATGAATTTGAGGAGCTGGAATTTCTAAGCACAATCAATGTTGGACTGACGACAGTTGCCCACTtgccaaaactaaaaaaactcaaaaag CTTGAACTCAGCGATAACAGGATCTCAGGAGGATTGGAAGTTTTGGCAGAGAAATGCCCCAACCTCACACATCTCAACCTTAGTGGCAACAAGATCAAAGACCTCAGTACAATAGAACCATTG AAAGAGTTGGGTACCCTGAAAAGCTTAGATCTGTTTAACTGTGAAGTGACGAACCTGAACGAATACAGAGACAACGTGTTCAAGCTACTACCCCAGCTCACGTACCTGGACGGCTACGACAAGGACGACAAAGAGGCTCCCGATTCAGATGCTGAGGTTTGTGCAGAGGGCTTggacgatgaggaggaagatgaagatg ATATAGATGAGGAGGAATATGATGAAGATACAGCACcgggagatgaggaggaggatgagggtgaggatgatgaagaggagaatgaagaagaggaagaggaggatctcAGCGGAGAG gaggaagaggaggaagacttgAATGACAGAGAggtggatgatgaggatgaggagg AAGAAGAGCGGGGTCAGAAGAGAAAAAGGGAACTGGATGAagaaggggaggaagatgaagatgattga
- the anp32a gene encoding acidic leucine-rich nuclear phosphoprotein 32 family member A isoform X3: protein MDMKKRIHLELRNRTPSDVKELVLDNCRSNDGKIEGLTDEFEELEFLSTINVGLTTVAHLPKLKKLKKLELSDNRISGGLEVLAEKCPNLTHLNLSGNKIKDLSTIEPLKELGTLKSLDLFNCEVTNLNEYRDNVFKLLPQLTYLDGYDKDDKEAPDSDAEVCAEGLDDEEEDEDDEEEYDEDTAPGDEEEDEGEDDEEENEEEEEEDLSGEEEEEEDLNDREVDDEDEEEEERGQKRKRELDEEGEEDEDD, encoded by the exons ATGGACATGAAGAAAAGAATTCATCTAGAGTTGCGGAACCGCACTCCGTCAGAC gTCAAAGAACTTGTGCTAGACAACTGTCGCTCAAATGACGGCAAGATTGAGGGTCTTACAGATGAATTTGAGGAGCTGGAATTTCTAAGCACAATCAATGTTGGACTGACGACAGTTGCCCACTtgccaaaactaaaaaaactcaaaaag CTTGAACTCAGCGATAACAGGATCTCAGGAGGATTGGAAGTTTTGGCAGAGAAATGCCCCAACCTCACACATCTCAACCTTAGTGGCAACAAGATCAAAGACCTCAGTACAATAGAACCATTG AAAGAGTTGGGTACCCTGAAAAGCTTAGATCTGTTTAACTGTGAAGTGACGAACCTGAACGAATACAGAGACAACGTGTTCAAGCTACTACCCCAGCTCACGTACCTGGACGGCTACGACAAGGACGACAAAGAGGCTCCCGATTCAGATGCTGAGGTTTGTGCAGAGGGCTTggacgatgaggaggaagatgaagatg ATGAGGAGGAATATGATGAAGATACAGCACcgggagatgaggaggaggatgagggtgaggatgatgaagaggagaatgaagaagaggaagaggaggatctcAGCGGAGAG gaggaagaggaggaagacttgAATGACAGAGAggtggatgatgaggatgaggagg AAGAAGAGCGGGGTCAGAAGAGAAAAAGGGAACTGGATGAagaaggggaggaagatgaagatgattga
- the anp32a gene encoding acidic leucine-rich nuclear phosphoprotein 32 family member A isoform X4 produces MRQVKELVLDNCRSNDGKIEGLTDEFEELEFLSTINVGLTTVAHLPKLKKLKKLELSDNRISGGLEVLAEKCPNLTHLNLSGNKIKDLSTIEPLKELGTLKSLDLFNCEVTNLNEYRDNVFKLLPQLTYLDGYDKDDKEAPDSDAEVCAEGLDDEEEDEDDIDEEEYDEDTAPGDEEEDEGEDDEEENEEEEEEDLSGEEEEEEDLNDREVDDEDEEEEERGQKRKRELDEEGEEDEDD; encoded by the exons ATGCGACAG gTCAAAGAACTTGTGCTAGACAACTGTCGCTCAAATGACGGCAAGATTGAGGGTCTTACAGATGAATTTGAGGAGCTGGAATTTCTAAGCACAATCAATGTTGGACTGACGACAGTTGCCCACTtgccaaaactaaaaaaactcaaaaag CTTGAACTCAGCGATAACAGGATCTCAGGAGGATTGGAAGTTTTGGCAGAGAAATGCCCCAACCTCACACATCTCAACCTTAGTGGCAACAAGATCAAAGACCTCAGTACAATAGAACCATTG AAAGAGTTGGGTACCCTGAAAAGCTTAGATCTGTTTAACTGTGAAGTGACGAACCTGAACGAATACAGAGACAACGTGTTCAAGCTACTACCCCAGCTCACGTACCTGGACGGCTACGACAAGGACGACAAAGAGGCTCCCGATTCAGATGCTGAGGTTTGTGCAGAGGGCTTggacgatgaggaggaagatgaagatg ATATAGATGAGGAGGAATATGATGAAGATACAGCACcgggagatgaggaggaggatgagggtgaggatgatgaagaggagaatgaagaagaggaagaggaggatctcAGCGGAGAG gaggaagaggaggaagacttgAATGACAGAGAggtggatgatgaggatgaggagg AAGAAGAGCGGGGTCAGAAGAGAAAAAGGGAACTGGATGAagaaggggaggaagatgaagatgattga
- the anp32a gene encoding acidic leucine-rich nuclear phosphoprotein 32 family member A isoform X2 has protein sequence MDMKKRIHLELRNRTPSDVKELVLDNCRSNDGKIEGLTDEFEELEFLSTINVGLTTVAHLPKLKKLKKLELSDNRISGGLEVLAEKCPNLTHLNLSGNKIKDLSTIEPLKELGTLKSLDLFNCEVTNLNEYRDNVFKLLPQLTYLDGYDKDDKEAPDSDAEVCAEGLDDEEEDEDDIDEEEYDEDTAPGDEEEDEGEDDEEENEEEEEEDLSGEEEEEEDLNDREVDDEDEEEERGQKRKRELDEEGEEDEDD, from the exons ATGGACATGAAGAAAAGAATTCATCTAGAGTTGCGGAACCGCACTCCGTCAGAC gTCAAAGAACTTGTGCTAGACAACTGTCGCTCAAATGACGGCAAGATTGAGGGTCTTACAGATGAATTTGAGGAGCTGGAATTTCTAAGCACAATCAATGTTGGACTGACGACAGTTGCCCACTtgccaaaactaaaaaaactcaaaaag CTTGAACTCAGCGATAACAGGATCTCAGGAGGATTGGAAGTTTTGGCAGAGAAATGCCCCAACCTCACACATCTCAACCTTAGTGGCAACAAGATCAAAGACCTCAGTACAATAGAACCATTG AAAGAGTTGGGTACCCTGAAAAGCTTAGATCTGTTTAACTGTGAAGTGACGAACCTGAACGAATACAGAGACAACGTGTTCAAGCTACTACCCCAGCTCACGTACCTGGACGGCTACGACAAGGACGACAAAGAGGCTCCCGATTCAGATGCTGAGGTTTGTGCAGAGGGCTTggacgatgaggaggaagatgaagatg ATATAGATGAGGAGGAATATGATGAAGATACAGCACcgggagatgaggaggaggatgagggtgaggatgatgaagaggagaatgaagaagaggaagaggaggatctcAGCGGAGAG gaggaagaggaggaagacttgAATGACAGAGAggtggatgatgaggatgaggagg AAGAGCGGGGTCAGAAGAGAAAAAGGGAACTGGATGAagaaggggaggaagatgaagatgattga